One window from the genome of Paenibacillus azoreducens encodes:
- a CDS encoding cation diffusion facilitator family transporter: protein MSGHNHDHGHDHGHNHVHTNNKKVLLISFIIITAYMIIEAVGGVLTNSLALLSDAGHMLSDSIALGVALLAFTFGTKAVNTGKTYGYRRFEILAAALNGITLIGISIYIFYEAIERFTNPPEVATSGMLIISTIGLLINVFVAWLMMRGSDTKNNLNMRGAYLHVLSDMLGSIGAITAALLMMFFGWGWADPLASVIVAALVLRSGYFVTKTSLHVLMEGAPKNVDLNEIVDSIRRVDGVKGVHDVHIWSITSSMNALTAHIVVGGDKTVYETEAILKKIEHMLEHKEIWHATLQVESERHAHDNSLLCTAKANAPDAHAHHHH, encoded by the coding sequence ATGTCTGGACACAATCACGATCACGGTCATGATCATGGACACAACCATGTTCATACCAACAATAAAAAAGTACTCCTGATTTCATTCATTATTATAACGGCGTACATGATTATCGAAGCGGTTGGAGGAGTGCTTACCAACAGCCTGGCCCTGCTGTCCGATGCGGGTCATATGTTGTCCGATTCCATCGCTTTAGGGGTTGCTTTGCTCGCATTCACATTTGGAACAAAAGCTGTGAACACAGGGAAAACGTACGGCTACAGGCGATTTGAAATTTTAGCCGCGGCCCTTAACGGCATCACGCTGATCGGGATTTCCATCTATATTTTTTATGAAGCGATTGAACGTTTCACGAATCCGCCGGAAGTGGCTACATCAGGCATGTTAATTATCAGTACCATCGGGTTGCTTATTAATGTGTTTGTCGCATGGCTTATGATGAGGGGAAGCGATACAAAGAATAATCTCAATATGCGCGGCGCCTATTTGCACGTGCTCAGCGATATGTTGGGGTCTATCGGCGCTATTACCGCAGCTCTGTTGATGATGTTCTTTGGCTGGGGCTGGGCAGATCCGCTAGCAAGCGTCATTGTCGCGGCACTTGTATTGCGCAGCGGTTATTTTGTCACCAAAACGTCCTTGCACGTCTTAATGGAAGGGGCGCCGAAAAATGTTGATTTGAATGAAATTGTCGATTCGATTCGACGGGTGGACGGCGTTAAGGGAGTCCATGATGTGCACATTTGGTCCATTACAAGCAGCATGAACGCTCTTACTGCTCATATTGTCGTCGGCGGAGACAAGACGGTTTATGAAACCGAAGCGATTCTCAAAAAAATCGAACATATGCTGGAACACAAAGAAATCTGGCACGCGACATTGCAAGTCGAATCCGAACGGCATGCCCACGATAACTCGCTTTTATGCACCGCCAAAGCCAATGCGCCGGATGCGCATGCCCATCATCACCATTGA
- a CDS encoding TetR/AcrR family transcriptional regulator yields MDKKKIIFNCGWELFHSKGFKDTNISDIAKMAGIAVGTFYNYYSSKEQLFFEIYIKENEKLKKHIFESLDMNQDPITIVRQIVEQNISTVNSNKILKEWYNRDLFRELEHYYEEVKGNDDSIRGLYTGLIKKWRAEGKIRNDIDDDLLTAFFDSLTYIDSHKEEIGIRHFPQLIQYLAEFIMKGLTDSQK; encoded by the coding sequence ATGGATAAAAAAAAGATCATCTTTAATTGCGGTTGGGAATTATTCCACTCCAAAGGATTCAAAGATACGAATATTTCAGATATTGCAAAAATGGCGGGAATAGCGGTAGGTACTTTTTATAACTACTATTCCTCGAAGGAGCAATTGTTCTTTGAAATTTATATTAAAGAAAACGAGAAATTGAAGAAGCATATTTTCGAATCCCTTGACATGAATCAAGATCCCATAACAATTGTGAGACAAATAGTTGAGCAGAACATCAGTACCGTGAACTCAAATAAAATACTGAAGGAATGGTATAACCGGGATCTCTTCCGGGAACTGGAACACTACTATGAAGAAGTCAAAGGGAATGATGATTCCATTCGCGGCTTATATACTGGATTAATAAAAAAATGGAGAGCCGAAGGTAAAATAAGAAATGATATTGATGACGACCTTTTAACTGCTTTTTTTGACTCGTTAACATATATCGATTCACATAAGGAGGAAATTGGGATTCGGCATTTTCCACAATTGATACAGTATT